A genome region from Crossiella equi includes the following:
- a CDS encoding BTAD domain-containing putative transcriptional regulator, whose product MSLTFRLLGPTEVRHGETVLPAIPAKQRVLLAVLLLRAGRTVTVAELADALWESPPGNPRNAVQTYVRRLRALLPEPCVCTTATGYLVETTADQVDVHRFRRLVREAGQPGAAERNLLHEALALWRGTALLDVPSAALREHAAALAAERVRALERRVALDLAAGAHDELVAELRVLTAEHPLHEHFWAQLMHALIRAGRRAEALQIYQQATDTLRELLGTRPGQALRETHRAILGGELSPAPKPQDRNGIPVHQLPLDIAGFTGRSSQVADILRAPEGCTVVYGQPGVGKTALAVHCGHRLKERFPDGQLYVDLRGHSPSEALTAGAVLARFRAGRAAVGRGRAAPAQLAAAVPAGLRHQHPARHHGPAALRRAGGPARAERRAGAARAHARGGRAAERVGGPLRAGARAGGRVGAGRGDRVGAPRFRQHAAGPARLQRDPAG is encoded by the coding sequence GTGAGCTTGACCTTCCGCCTGTTGGGCCCCACCGAGGTCCGGCACGGCGAGACGGTCCTGCCCGCCATCCCGGCCAAACAGCGCGTGCTGCTGGCCGTCCTGCTGCTGCGCGCGGGCCGCACGGTCACCGTGGCCGAGCTGGCGGACGCGCTGTGGGAGAGCCCGCCGGGCAACCCGAGGAACGCGGTGCAGACCTACGTGCGGCGACTGCGGGCGCTGCTGCCGGAACCGTGTGTGTGCACCACCGCCACCGGCTACCTGGTCGAGACCACCGCGGACCAGGTCGACGTGCACCGCTTCCGCCGCCTGGTCCGGGAAGCCGGTCAGCCCGGAGCGGCCGAACGCAACCTCCTGCACGAGGCCTTGGCGCTGTGGCGCGGCACGGCGTTGCTGGACGTGCCCTCGGCCGCGCTGCGGGAGCACGCCGCGGCGCTGGCGGCCGAGCGCGTGCGCGCGCTGGAACGGCGGGTCGCGCTGGACCTGGCCGCGGGCGCGCACGACGAACTCGTCGCCGAACTGCGCGTGCTGACCGCGGAGCACCCACTGCACGAACACTTCTGGGCCCAGCTGATGCACGCCTTGATCCGCGCGGGCCGCCGGGCCGAGGCGTTGCAGATCTATCAGCAGGCCACCGACACCCTGCGGGAGTTGCTCGGCACCCGGCCCGGCCAGGCGCTGCGCGAGACGCACCGGGCCATCCTCGGCGGCGAACTCAGCCCAGCACCAAAACCACAGGACCGCAACGGTATTCCGGTACACCAGCTGCCCCTGGACATCGCCGGGTTCACCGGCCGGTCCAGCCAGGTCGCCGACATCCTCCGGGCCCCCGAGGGCTGCACGGTCGTCTACGGCCAGCCCGGGGTCGGCAAAACCGCGCTGGCCGTCCACTGCGGACACCGGTTGAAAGAGCGGTTCCCCGACGGGCAGCTCTACGTCGACCTGCGCGGCCACTCCCCCAGCGAGGCGCTCACCGCCGGCGCGGTGCTCGCCCGGTTCCGAGCGGGCCGGGCGGCGGTTGGTCGCGGACGTGCTGCTCCTGCGCAGCTGGCTGCTGCTGTTCCGGCTGGACTACGCCACCAGCATCCGGCACGCCACCACGGCCCGGCTGCTCTACGCCGGGCTGGCGGACCCGCTCGGGCAGAGCGCCGCGCTGGTGCGGCTCGGGCACACGCACGGGGTGGCCGGGCGGCTGAACGTGTCGGTGGCCCACTTCGCGCGGGCGCGCGAGCTGGCGGCCGGGTCGGCGCTGGCCGAGGGGATCGCGTTGGCGCACCACGGTTTCGCCAGCATGCGGCTGGGCCTGCTCGGCTCCAGCGCGACCCAGCTGGATGA
- a CDS encoding AfsR/SARP family transcriptional regulator: MSGALEFRLLGPTELVHGGVVRHVSAAKHRTLLAALLLRPGRTVSTADLVDVLWARPPARPRNAVQTYVRRLRDLLPVPVIRTTPTGYLADVPAEAVDLHRFDRLVLRAAREHDPARESRLLREALALWRGSPLSDVPAEALRREVVAGLEAARRRALDRRIVLDLAQGRHVELVTELASLTAHEPLHEPFWGALVLALHRCGRTAEALGTYQVAQHTLVRLTGARPGAELRALHQRVLTADPVLAAPPTRPAGPSAPPVHQLPSGVADFVGREELLDALERGHGPVTVLCGQPGVGKTALAVQLGHRLKQRYPDGQLAVNLRGHSPGLALDPGQVLGQFLRALGVSATATPRDTAGRAALYRELLAGRRVLVLLDDAADAAQVRPLLPGAGCATVVTSRNTLSTVDGSRHTLDVLGPGDSLRLLSAMLGEDVLRRWPAALTRLAGLCAGLPLALRIAAANLAPGADLPAQVARLDRPDRLSALAIDGDTDAAVRVAFAHSYTALPPRAARLFRLLHLVPGNEVTTAAATALLGADATEDLAVLAAANLVQPTGPGRFACHDLLRLYAEERLLAEDPARVRHSARRALTEHYLHTCVHAVRLLHGERTDTVLDVPVPGEGPNPHADAAAAARWLVDGQQALLTAFADAPEEVTARFAVALGLFLGPYRCHDALLPVCATGLAAARRRGEHAAEADLLLARGVVRLWRHECRPAVRDLAGALTRYRRQRRVEGVAGALAGLARVREMGDRLDGARRHLDRAAAVLRRSPSRLAHARQHDQRAVLLRRQGHLHLANANAHSAAELYHAAGAVLFEPLARAVTGETLLDLDQPRQALPHLRAARAGLRALHEPSHERVLSGLLAETHLALGEPETARALLAAPERARPDQAAPAWAASQDHVRLGLLALATGDARTARTELRTGLHMARAGGHPDPELAALLGLARERLTSAAAALPLAVDALELAIRHDRPLFQARAHETLAEAHLLAGHTSLARTHADLAAVLHRRSGRGAAAAKVLALVPSAQATA; the protein is encoded by the coding sequence ATGAGCGGGGCCCTGGAGTTCCGGCTGCTCGGCCCGACCGAGCTGGTGCACGGCGGGGTGGTGCGGCACGTGAGCGCGGCCAAGCACCGCACGCTGCTGGCCGCCCTGCTGCTGCGCCCCGGCCGCACGGTCAGCACCGCCGACCTGGTCGACGTGCTGTGGGCGCGGCCGCCCGCGCGGCCGCGCAACGCCGTGCAGACCTACGTGCGCAGGCTGCGCGACCTGCTGCCCGTCCCGGTCATCCGCACCACGCCCACCGGCTACCTGGCCGACGTGCCCGCCGAGGCGGTGGACCTGCACCGCTTCGACCGGCTGGTGCTGCGCGCGGCCCGCGAGCACGACCCGGCGCGGGAGTCCCGGCTGCTGCGGGAGGCCTTGGCGCTGTGGCGCGGCAGCCCGCTCTCGGACGTGCCCGCCGAGGCGCTGCGCCGGGAGGTGGTGGCCGGGCTGGAGGCGGCGCGGCGGCGGGCGCTGGACCGGCGGATCGTGCTGGACCTCGCGCAGGGCAGGCACGTGGAGCTGGTCACCGAGCTGGCCTCGCTGACCGCGCACGAGCCGCTGCACGAACCGTTCTGGGGCGCGCTGGTGCTGGCCCTGCACCGGTGCGGGCGGACCGCCGAGGCGCTGGGCACCTACCAGGTCGCGCAGCACACCCTGGTCCGGCTCACCGGCGCCCGTCCGGGTGCGGAGCTGCGCGCGCTGCACCAGCGCGTGCTCACCGCCGACCCGGTGCTGGCCGCCCCGCCCACGCGGCCGGCCGGACCGTCCGCGCCGCCGGTGCACCAGCTGCCGTCGGGGGTGGCGGACTTCGTCGGCCGGGAGGAGCTGCTGGACGCGCTCGAACGCGGGCACGGGCCGGTGACGGTGCTGTGCGGCCAGCCCGGGGTGGGCAAGACCGCGCTGGCCGTGCAGCTCGGGCACCGGCTCAAGCAGCGCTACCCGGACGGGCAGCTCGCGGTGAACCTGCGCGGCCACTCCCCCGGCCTGGCACTGGACCCGGGGCAGGTGCTCGGCCAGTTCCTGCGCGCGCTCGGGGTCTCCGCCACGGCCACGCCCCGGGACACCGCGGGCCGCGCCGCGCTGTACCGGGAGCTGCTGGCCGGGCGGCGCGTGCTGGTGCTGCTCGACGACGCCGCGGACGCCGCCCAGGTGCGGCCGCTGCTGCCCGGCGCGGGCTGCGCGACCGTGGTCACCAGCCGCAATACGCTGTCCACTGTGGATGGATCGCGGCACACCCTGGACGTGCTCGGCCCCGGCGACTCGCTGCGGCTGCTCTCGGCGATGCTCGGCGAGGACGTGCTGCGCCGCTGGCCCGCCGCGCTGACCCGCCTGGCCGGGCTGTGCGCCGGGCTGCCGCTGGCGCTGCGCATCGCCGCGGCCAACCTCGCTCCCGGTGCGGACCTGCCCGCGCAGGTCGCGCGCCTGGACCGGCCGGACCGGCTGTCCGCGCTGGCCATCGACGGGGACACCGACGCCGCGGTACGGGTGGCCTTCGCGCACTCCTACACCGCGCTGCCGCCGCGGGCCGCCCGCCTGTTCCGGCTGCTGCACCTGGTGCCCGGCAACGAGGTCACCACCGCCGCGGCCACCGCGCTGCTGGGCGCGGACGCCACCGAGGACCTGGCCGTGCTGGCCGCGGCGAACCTGGTGCAGCCCACCGGGCCCGGCCGGTTCGCCTGCCACGACCTGCTCCGCCTGTACGCCGAGGAGCGGCTGCTCGCCGAGGACCCGGCGCGGGTGCGGCACTCGGCGCGGCGCGCGCTCACCGAGCACTACCTGCACACCTGCGTGCACGCGGTGCGGCTGCTGCACGGCGAGCGCACCGACACCGTGCTGGACGTGCCGGTGCCCGGCGAGGGCCCGAACCCGCACGCCGACGCCGCGGCCGCCGCGCGCTGGCTGGTCGACGGGCAGCAGGCGCTGCTGACCGCCTTCGCCGACGCCCCGGAGGAGGTCACCGCGCGGTTCGCGGTGGCGCTGGGCCTGTTCCTCGGCCCGTACCGCTGCCACGACGCGCTGCTCCCGGTGTGCGCCACCGGCCTGGCCGCCGCGCGGCGCCGGGGCGAGCACGCGGCCGAGGCCGACCTGCTGCTGGCCCGGGGCGTGGTGCGCCTGTGGCGGCACGAGTGCCGCCCGGCCGTGCGTGACCTGGCCGGTGCGCTCACCCGGTACCGGCGCCAGCGCCGCGTGGAGGGCGTGGCCGGGGCGCTGGCCGGGCTGGCGCGGGTGCGGGAGATGGGCGACCGGCTGGACGGCGCGCGGCGGCACCTGGACCGCGCGGCGGCCGTGCTGCGGCGGTCCCCGTCCCGGCTGGCGCACGCCCGCCAGCACGACCAGCGGGCGGTGCTGCTGCGCCGACAAGGTCACCTGCACCTGGCCAACGCGAACGCGCACTCCGCGGCCGAGCTCTACCACGCGGCCGGGGCGGTGCTGTTCGAGCCGCTGGCGCGCGCGGTCACCGGCGAGACGCTGCTGGACCTGGACCAGCCGCGCCAGGCCCTGCCGCACCTGCGGGCGGCGCGGGCCGGGCTGCGCGCGCTGCACGAGCCCAGCCACGAGCGGGTGCTCAGCGGTTTGCTGGCCGAGACGCACCTGGCCCTGGGCGAACCGGAGACGGCCCGCGCGCTGCTGGCCGCCCCGGAACGGGCCCGCCCGGACCAGGCCGCCCCGGCGTGGGCGGCCTCCCAGGACCACGTGCGCCTGGGCCTGCTCGCCCTGGCCACCGGCGACGCCCGCACCGCGCGCACGGAGCTGCGCACGGGCCTGCACATGGCCCGCGCGGGCGGCCACCCCGACCCGGAGCTGGCCGCGCTGCTCGGCCTGGCCCGGGAACGCCTGACCAGCGCCGCCGCCGCGCTGCCGCTGGCCGTGGACGCCCTGGAACTGGCGATCCGCCACGACCGCCCGCTGTTCCAGGCCCGTGCGCACGAGACCCTGGCCGAGGCCCACCTGCTGGCCGGGCACACCTCGCTGGCCCGCACGCACGCGGACCTGGCCGCGGTGCTGCACCGCCGCAGCGGCCGGGGCGCGGCCGCGGCGAAGGTCCTGGCCCTGGTCCCGTCCGCGCAGGCCACGGCGTGA
- a CDS encoding AfsR/SARP family transcriptional regulator — MITGLDFRVLGPLEVADGEVPLRIGAAQHRVLLTCLLLRPGKPVDAETIVGHLWPAGYQPRQPRAAVHTYVQRLRTVIGQDTIRTTGRGYVLDVPEDQVDLHRFRAHLRRADEAGDTATEYRELAAALAHWRGEPFADVPAETLCAPEADRATAQRLTALERRLQLDLDRGAHQEVITELQQLTRVHPLHEVFWSQLVLALYRSQRQAEALRAYRTAADTLQAELGVGPGPRLRRAHETVLVGEAAAPAPPAPPRLATDPWRPARQLPSDIGDFTGRRAELAEVTGALTDGGHSRVLLCGQPGVGKTALAVRAGHRLRESFPDGQLYVNLHGCQPGEELGAGQVLGQFLRALGVPADQVPYGEAARRDRFRALLRGRRVLVLLDNAASPEVLLPLLPDVPGCAALVTSRSTLSTVDFHRTRIDPLDEGDSLSLLGTILGADALAAQPEAAAELAELCARLPLALRIAAANLTIRGEPDLPAYVHELATGDRLDALAIDGDDDAAVHRAFDFSYATLSVPVRRLFRCLGLVPGPDFTADVAAALAQCDREHAQELLSQLATAHLIEEHRPGRYQFHDLLRLYTGQQRELEDDPAAQEAARTRLYEYFLDCAGYATVLLYAEAPRSGAVVGKLAPFDDAGGARRWLDAEREALIAAVLAGRHRPDAVTVHLATALVSHFWTNGHFEEQARICEAGLLVAQRLDDVVGQADMHSGLSAVLSLYGRVVDSLRHGAQARGRYQAAGDGNGEALVLTNLGTAYEVAARFPQAIARYTQAAEVSRRIGYPAGEAYALQGLQSVYANVGRLREAHEAISQALAITRQYRARESEVLNLVLAAVTLSELGEFEDAHGQLDLAHALAGQLGSGLQERMVEEGRALVHMERRDMAAARRHLDRALAVADGNSRDRLEPRTLNLIGYVHCGLREWEQARRHFEAARELASTSGHPAFPVMISTGLALVHRRSGFPGIALEYVAEAEATARRTGLVTSHGDALTELALVRLSLGEAHRALGHAEEAVATHQRSGRRPGEAAALTALGDVLLVTHGPEQARACWRRSLALHTSLEMVELGHLHRRLARV, encoded by the coding sequence ATGATCACCGGGTTGGACTTCCGGGTACTGGGCCCACTGGAGGTGGCCGACGGCGAGGTGCCGCTGCGCATCGGCGCCGCCCAGCACCGGGTGCTGCTGACCTGCCTGCTGCTGCGCCCGGGCAAGCCGGTGGACGCCGAGACCATCGTCGGGCACCTCTGGCCCGCCGGGTACCAGCCGCGCCAGCCCCGGGCGGCCGTGCACACCTACGTCCAGCGCCTGCGCACCGTGATCGGGCAGGACACCATCCGCACCACCGGGCGCGGGTACGTGCTGGACGTGCCCGAGGACCAGGTCGACCTGCACCGCTTCCGCGCCCACCTGCGCCGCGCCGACGAGGCCGGGGACACCGCCACCGAGTACCGGGAGCTGGCCGCCGCACTGGCGCACTGGCGCGGGGAGCCCTTCGCCGACGTGCCCGCCGAGACCCTGTGCGCCCCCGAGGCCGACCGCGCCACCGCGCAGCGCCTGACCGCCCTGGAGCGGCGCCTGCAACTGGATCTCGACCGCGGCGCGCACCAGGAGGTCATCACCGAGCTGCAACAGCTGACCCGCGTGCACCCGCTGCACGAGGTGTTCTGGAGCCAGCTGGTGCTCGCCCTGTACCGCTCGCAGCGGCAGGCCGAGGCGTTGCGGGCCTACCGCACCGCCGCCGACACGCTCCAGGCCGAGCTCGGGGTCGGCCCCGGGCCCCGGCTGCGCCGCGCGCACGAGACCGTGCTGGTCGGGGAGGCCGCCGCGCCCGCGCCCCCGGCACCGCCCCGGCTGGCCACCGACCCGTGGCGACCGGCCCGCCAGCTGCCCTCGGACATCGGGGACTTCACCGGGCGCCGCGCCGAGCTGGCCGAGGTCACCGGGGCACTGACCGACGGCGGGCACTCCCGGGTGCTGCTGTGCGGGCAGCCGGGGGTGGGCAAGACCGCGCTGGCCGTGCGCGCCGGGCACCGGCTGCGCGAGTCGTTCCCGGACGGGCAGCTCTACGTCAACCTGCACGGCTGCCAGCCCGGGGAGGAGCTCGGCGCGGGCCAGGTGCTCGGTCAGTTCCTGCGCGCCCTGGGCGTGCCCGCCGACCAGGTGCCCTACGGCGAGGCGGCCCGGCGGGACCGCTTCCGCGCGCTGCTGCGCGGGCGGCGGGTGCTGGTGCTGCTGGACAACGCGGCCTCCCCGGAGGTGCTGCTGCCGCTGCTGCCGGACGTGCCCGGCTGCGCCGCCCTGGTCACCAGCCGCTCCACACTGTCCACAGTGGACTTCCATCGGACCCGCATCGACCCGTTGGACGAGGGCGACTCGCTGAGCCTGCTGGGCACGATCCTGGGCGCCGACGCCCTGGCCGCGCAGCCCGAGGCCGCCGCCGAGCTGGCCGAGCTGTGCGCCCGGCTGCCGCTGGCGCTGCGCATCGCCGCGGCCAACCTCACCATCCGCGGCGAGCCCGACCTGCCCGCCTACGTGCACGAGCTGGCCACCGGCGACCGCCTGGACGCCCTGGCCATCGACGGCGACGACGACGCGGCCGTGCACCGGGCCTTCGACTTCTCCTACGCCACCCTGTCGGTGCCGGTGCGCCGCCTGTTCCGCTGCCTGGGCCTGGTGCCCGGCCCGGACTTCACCGCCGACGTGGCCGCCGCGCTGGCCCAGTGCGACCGCGAGCACGCGCAGGAACTGCTGTCCCAGCTGGCCACCGCGCACCTGATCGAGGAGCACCGGCCCGGCCGCTACCAGTTCCACGACCTGCTGCGCCTGTACACCGGCCAGCAGCGTGAGCTGGAGGACGACCCGGCCGCGCAGGAGGCCGCGCGCACCCGGCTCTACGAGTACTTCCTGGACTGCGCGGGCTACGCCACCGTGCTGCTCTACGCCGAGGCGCCCCGCTCCGGCGCGGTGGTCGGCAAGCTCGCGCCCTTCGACGACGCGGGCGGGGCCCGGCGCTGGCTGGACGCCGAGCGCGAGGCGCTGATCGCCGCCGTGCTGGCCGGGCGGCACCGGCCGGACGCGGTCACCGTGCACCTGGCCACCGCGCTGGTCAGCCACTTCTGGACCAACGGGCACTTCGAGGAGCAGGCCCGCATCTGCGAGGCCGGGCTGCTGGTGGCGCAACGCCTGGACGACGTGGTCGGGCAGGCGGACATGCACAGCGGCCTGTCAGCGGTGCTGTCCCTGTACGGCCGGGTGGTCGACAGCCTCCGGCACGGGGCGCAGGCGCGCGGCCGGTACCAGGCGGCCGGGGACGGCAACGGTGAAGCCCTGGTGCTGACCAACCTGGGCACCGCCTACGAGGTCGCCGCGCGCTTCCCACAGGCCATCGCCCGCTACACCCAGGCCGCCGAGGTCAGCCGCCGCATCGGCTACCCGGCGGGCGAGGCCTACGCGTTGCAGGGCCTGCAGTCGGTGTACGCCAACGTGGGACGGCTGCGCGAGGCCCACGAGGCGATCAGCCAGGCGCTGGCCATCACCCGGCAGTACCGGGCGCGCGAGTCCGAGGTGCTCAACCTGGTGCTGGCCGCGGTGACGCTGTCCGAGCTGGGCGAGTTCGAGGACGCGCACGGGCAGCTGGACCTGGCGCACGCACTGGCCGGGCAGCTGGGCAGCGGCCTGCAGGAGCGCATGGTCGAGGAGGGCCGCGCGCTGGTGCACATGGAGCGGCGCGACATGGCCGCCGCGCGCAGGCACCTGGACCGGGCGCTGGCGGTGGCCGACGGCAACTCCCGCGACCGCCTGGAACCCCGCACGCTCAACCTGATCGGCTACGTCCACTGCGGGCTGCGCGAGTGGGAACAGGCCCGCCGCCACTTCGAGGCCGCCCGCGAGCTGGCCTCGACCTCCGGGCACCCGGCCTTCCCGGTGATGATCTCCACCGGGCTCGCGCTGGTGCACCGGCGCAGCGGTTTCCCCGGGATCGCGCTGGAGTACGTGGCCGAGGCCGAGGCGACCGCCCGGCGGACCGGTCTGGTGACCTCGCACGGCGACGCGCTGACCGAGCTGGCCCTGGTGCGCCTGTCCCTGGGCGAGGCGCACCGGGCGCTCGGGCACGCCGAGGAGGCGGTGGCCACGCACCAGCGCTCCGGGCGGCGCCCGGGCGAGGCGGCCGCGCTCACCGCGCTCGGCGACGTCCTGCTGGTCACCCACGGCCCGGAGCAGGCGCGGGCCTGCTGGCGGCGGTCCCTGGCACTGCACACCTCGCTGGAGATGGTCGAGCTCGGGCACCTGCACCGCAGGCTGGCCCGGGTATGA
- a CDS encoding glycosyltransferase family 4 protein, which yields MRRTLLVTSVFPPRPGSAQAYLHGLARALPPDSLVVYAPAGEGVERFDAREPFPVVRHPGLLLPDTEAVAGAGRVLRAEGCSAVWFGAAAPLGLLGARLRRAGARRVVASSLAHEVGWAMLPGARWALRRMGSAADVVTCVSRCTRAAIASALGPLAALEHLPPGVDTTWFRPDSGARREVRRRHGLGEAPVVLCVSRLVPRKGQDALVRALPHIRARVPGARLLLVGGGAYRKHLRKLADRAAVAEHVVFAGTVPAVELPAYYAAGDVFAMPCRTTGGGLDVEGLGLVFLEAAASGLPVVAGRSGSAPETVREGETGTVVDGRSVRALAESVSRLLADPDRAAAMGRAGREWMRRAWRWEAAGARLAGYLEG from the coding sequence GTGCGCCGCACCCTGTTGGTGACCAGCGTTTTCCCACCCCGCCCCGGCAGTGCCCAGGCCTACCTGCACGGCCTGGCCCGGGCGTTGCCGCCGGACTCCCTGGTGGTCTACGCGCCCGCCGGTGAGGGCGTCGAGCGGTTCGACGCGCGGGAGCCGTTCCCGGTGGTGCGGCACCCCGGGCTGCTGCTGCCCGACACCGAGGCGGTCGCCGGGGCCGGGCGGGTGCTGCGGGCCGAGGGCTGCTCGGCGGTGTGGTTCGGCGCGGCCGCGCCCCTGGGCCTGCTGGGCGCCCGGCTGCGGCGGGCCGGGGCGCGGCGCGTGGTGGCCTCCAGCCTCGCCCACGAGGTCGGCTGGGCGATGCTGCCCGGGGCCCGGTGGGCGTTGCGGCGCATGGGTTCGGCCGCCGACGTGGTCACCTGCGTCAGCCGGTGCACCCGGGCCGCGATCGCCTCCGCCCTGGGCCCGCTGGCCGCTCTGGAGCACCTGCCGCCCGGGGTGGACACCACCTGGTTCCGGCCGGACTCCGGAGCCCGGCGGGAGGTCCGGCGGCGGCACGGGCTCGGTGAGGCGCCGGTGGTGCTGTGCGTGTCCCGCCTGGTCCCGCGCAAGGGGCAGGACGCCCTGGTCCGCGCGCTGCCGCACATCCGGGCCCGGGTGCCCGGGGCGCGGCTGCTGCTGGTGGGCGGCGGTGCGTACCGCAAACACCTGCGCAAGCTCGCCGACCGGGCCGCGGTGGCCGAGCACGTGGTCTTCGCGGGCACCGTGCCCGCCGTCGAGCTGCCCGCCTACTACGCCGCCGGGGACGTCTTCGCCATGCCCTGCCGCACCACCGGCGGCGGCCTGGACGTGGAGGGCCTGGGCCTGGTGTTCCTGGAGGCGGCCGCCTCCGGCCTGCCGGTGGTCGCCGGGCGCTCGGGCAGCGCGCCGGAGACCGTGCGCGAGGGCGAGACCGGCACCGTGGTGGACGGCCGTTCCGTGCGGGCCCTGGCCGAGTCGGTGTCCCGCCTGCTGGCCGACCCGGACCGCGCCGCCGCGATGGGCCGCGCGGGCCGGGAGTGGATGCGCCGGGCCTGGCGCTGGGAGGCCGCCGGGGCCCGCCTGGCGGGCTACCTGGAGGGCTGA
- a CDS encoding basic secretory family protein: protein MSGISRYRSWLVAAVAATMLAGLTVVATPTGADSAGPSPTSSSIDAAGRAVPPEAPATTAEAPRAAAVTELLRRRAEALLRRDEITFLSTLDPNADSTFATAQRNLFVNLAGVPLSSWRYQIEPTEVLGTQGLTAYAPDAAELYAPKVELGYALGGGDAVPTSRPMGYLFARYGDSWYLTSDTALEAQGRRTWRGPWDFGPCQVLTTNAGIVLGHRANAALAQRVAKELDAAVRAVSEVWGREWPQRVVVVLPETTRELQAMVGSEFAVDSIAAVALADRVDHEQVQVEGARIVFNPKTATRLSASALRVVLRHEITHVAARAATVDGAPMWLLEGFADYVGYRGSGIAPTEAAPDLTRRVRAEDGNLELPADADFRAGGTKLDVAYQSSWSLSLFIADRFGEDALVELYRTLARAGQTDAAGQDRMVRDVLGVDRAKLVLGWREFLRKTYG from the coding sequence GTGTCCGGGATCAGCCGGTACAGGAGCTGGCTGGTCGCCGCGGTGGCCGCCACGATGCTCGCTGGGCTCACCGTGGTGGCCACGCCCACCGGTGCCGACTCGGCGGGCCCGTCGCCGACCTCCTCGAGCATCGACGCGGCCGGCCGCGCGGTACCGCCCGAGGCCCCGGCCACCACGGCCGAGGCGCCCAGGGCGGCGGCCGTCACCGAGCTGCTGCGCCGTCGCGCCGAGGCCCTGCTGCGGCGCGACGAGATCACCTTCCTCTCCACCCTGGACCCCAACGCCGACTCGACCTTCGCCACCGCGCAGCGCAACCTGTTCGTGAACCTGGCCGGGGTGCCGCTGTCCAGCTGGCGCTACCAGATCGAGCCCACCGAGGTGCTGGGCACGCAGGGCCTGACCGCCTACGCCCCGGACGCCGCGGAGCTGTACGCGCCCAAGGTCGAGCTGGGCTACGCGCTCGGCGGCGGTGACGCGGTGCCCACCTCGCGGCCCATGGGCTACCTGTTCGCCCGCTACGGCGACAGCTGGTACCTCACCTCCGACACCGCCCTGGAGGCGCAGGGCCGCCGCACCTGGCGCGGTCCGTGGGACTTCGGGCCCTGCCAGGTGCTCACCACCAACGCGGGCATCGTGCTGGGCCACCGGGCCAACGCGGCGCTGGCGCAGCGGGTGGCCAAGGAGCTGGACGCCGCGGTGCGCGCGGTCAGCGAGGTGTGGGGCCGGGAGTGGCCGCAGCGGGTGGTCGTCGTGCTGCCGGAGACCACGCGCGAGCTGCAGGCCATGGTGGGCTCGGAGTTCGCGGTCGACTCGATCGCCGCGGTGGCGCTGGCCGACCGGGTGGACCACGAGCAGGTCCAGGTCGAGGGCGCCCGCATCGTGTTCAACCCCAAGACCGCGACCCGGCTGTCGGCGAGCGCGCTGCGGGTGGTGCTGCGGCACGAGATCACCCACGTGGCGGCCCGCGCGGCCACGGTCGACGGCGCGCCCATGTGGCTGCTGGAGGGCTTCGCCGACTACGTGGGCTACCGGGGCAGCGGCATCGCGCCCACCGAGGCCGCTCCGGACCTGACCCGCCGGGTGCGGGCCGAGGACGGCAACCTGGAACTGCCCGCCGACGCGGACTTCCGGGCGGGCGGCACCAAGCTGGACGTGGCCTACCAGTCCTCCTGGTCGCTGTCGCTGTTCATCGCCGACCGCTTCGGCGAGGACGCCCTGGTCGAGCTGTACCGCACGCTGGCCCGCGCCGGGCAGACCGACGCCGCCGGGCAGGACCGCATGGTGCGGGACGTGCTCGGGGTGGACCGGGCGAAGCTGGTGCTGGGCTGGCGGGAGTTCCTGCGCAAGACCTACGGCTAG